A window from Thermoanaerobaculales bacterium encodes these proteins:
- a CDS encoding amidophosphoribosyltransferase codes for MCGVVGVISEGGRPVVRDLANGAHFLQHRGPAYAGMFVFDPVHRLTSLEKGEGLADDIFKKLGQICGDVGIAHTRYKTYGSGGAINAQPFFDPFSGIALAHNGHITNVPQIANELMAIGQGLANHCDAEPLLRVLALWYEHWRRQEPAADEREAMFKAVEEVQRRVTGAFSAVAVTQNALYAFRDPWGFRPLAIGRRERPGSLMVASETLALEQNGYQVVGHVPHGAALRADRSLEVEQRLLIQQDPRPCAFELIYFADVESTMMGDSVRSFRWRAGRALAMHVMEKAPEVVASIGLVVPIPHSPIPGAEAFAQKLEKELASGAIQYATPVSKYRYGGRIFLEETQEERDKAAMLDFRVDAKAVAGRNIFLVDDSIVRGTNASRIVRALRAAGAGKVFFGTLWPAVIDSCFQGIDTPTQSELIAARFGGDAREIAVELGVDALHYLPVDVFREMVLKGAPACMACTTGKRAVKFEHAGRVLPPPAQDLGSRI; via the coding sequence ATGTGCGGCGTGGTCGGAGTGATCAGCGAGGGCGGGCGACCGGTGGTCAGGGACCTGGCCAACGGGGCGCACTTCCTCCAGCATCGCGGGCCCGCCTATGCCGGGATGTTCGTCTTCGACCCGGTCCATCGCCTGACCTCTCTCGAGAAGGGGGAAGGCCTCGCGGACGACATCTTCAAGAAGCTCGGCCAGATCTGCGGTGACGTCGGGATCGCGCACACCAGGTACAAGACCTACGGCAGCGGGGGCGCGATCAACGCCCAGCCGTTCTTCGACCCGTTCTCGGGGATCGCGCTCGCGCACAACGGCCACATCACGAACGTCCCGCAGATCGCGAATGAGCTCATGGCCATCGGCCAGGGGCTGGCCAACCACTGCGATGCCGAGCCGCTGCTGCGGGTGCTGGCGCTGTGGTACGAGCACTGGCGGCGCCAGGAGCCCGCAGCCGACGAGCGGGAGGCGATGTTCAAGGCCGTCGAGGAGGTCCAGCGGCGGGTCACCGGCGCCTTCTCGGCGGTGGCCGTGACCCAGAACGCCCTCTACGCCTTCCGCGATCCGTGGGGCTTCCGGCCGCTGGCGATCGGTCGCCGCGAGCGCCCGGGGTCGTTGATGGTGGCCTCGGAGACGCTCGCCCTCGAGCAGAACGGATACCAGGTCGTCGGGCACGTGCCTCATGGCGCCGCGCTCCGGGCCGACCGCTCGCTCGAGGTCGAGCAGCGCCTGCTCATCCAGCAGGACCCGCGGCCGTGCGCCTTCGAGCTGATCTACTTCGCCGACGTCGAGTCGACGATGATGGGTGACTCCGTGCGTTCGTTCCGCTGGCGCGCCGGCCGGGCGCTGGCCATGCACGTGATGGAGAAGGCGCCGGAGGTGGTGGCCTCGATCGGCCTGGTGGTGCCGATCCCGCACTCGCCGATCCCGGGCGCCGAGGCGTTCGCCCAGAAGCTCGAGAAGGAGCTTGCCTCCGGCGCCATCCAGTACGCGACGCCGGTCTCCAAGTACCGCTACGGCGGCCGGATCTTCCTCGAGGAGACCCAGGAGGAGCGCGACAAGGCGGCGATGCTCGACTTCCGGGTCGATGCCAAGGCGGTCGCGGGCCGCAACATCTTCCTCGTCGACGACAGCATCGTCCGCGGCACCAACGCCTCCCGGATCGTGCGGGCGCTGCGGGCGGCCGGGGCCGGCAAGGTATTCTTCGGCACCCTGTGGCCGGCGGTGATCGACTCCTGCTTCCAGGGCATCGACACCCCGACCCAGTCGGAGCTGATCGCCGCGCGCTTCGGCGGCGACGCGCGCGAGATCGCGGTCGAGCTCGGCGTCGACGCGCTGCACTACCTGCCGGTCGACGTCTTCCGTGAGATGGTGCTCAAGGGCGCGCCGGCCTGCATGGCCTGCACGACCGGCAAGCGCGCGGTCAAGTTCGAGCACGCCGGCAGGGTTTTGCCCCCGCCCGCCCAGGATCTAGGATCTAGGATCTAG
- a CDS encoding sulfatase: protein MRVHRLVLPLLIAATACAPQPAGVRPGAPVAVDPWMAGLLVTDQPVVVAPNPQWVADRERDLWGVAASGTLAVYVTTPPAEPLLVTMELGVGDPHSLFCSWDGEAVESGWIEVSSNRLALRIPAPALAAGSHALSVVRTDQPLVEGEGARLELTDLRWELGGRETRIEPGLLHRYHYVAGFLLQGVTGSSSTERLGGVLFEGPRRVTLPLTGAAAGELRFRVQNSSPGDAVFTLRAGDREATARVASHAKARLAIPVEAGDSRVELVAEGAPEGLYLWGAPQLEPDLPPARTPIVLITLDTTRRDVVPPYSGDDELMPHLAAFARQATVYHRAVATSPWTLPSHASILTGLYPSRHRAGVTDQELIASRLTAPELLRRHGWLTAGFAGGMFCGSRFGLSQGFAIYHDPEGFEVPGDRLTDLVAGLLAEADRLRPFLFVNYFDPHFPYHAPDRFRSAQQADRLRAASPEGPIWGPMLGGDGAAWTRAVVDDIPFPAAALAALQAEYRAEVAFMDEQLGRLLDSLREHGLWDEALIIAVADHGELLGEHRVLGHGGRLDPELVEVPLIVKFPHQRQAATVGDLVSIVDLFPTILEAAGMTAPPSDGLPLPRRDGRGAARRDLVFSEEHAMGIHKLFGRLLVADDLYGVERRAQREVVWSGGHDCFTLGGDGWTAGSCGSGSPMALVEEQLQPPRLLAGQKVPDLNEEEMERLRALGYAR, encoded by the coding sequence GTGAGAGTGCATCGCCTCGTGCTGCCGCTGCTGATCGCGGCCACGGCTTGCGCGCCGCAGCCCGCCGGCGTCCGGCCCGGGGCGCCGGTCGCCGTCGACCCCTGGATGGCCGGCCTGCTGGTCACCGACCAGCCCGTCGTGGTGGCGCCGAACCCGCAATGGGTGGCCGACCGGGAGCGGGACTTGTGGGGCGTCGCGGCCTCGGGGACGCTGGCGGTCTACGTGACGACGCCGCCGGCCGAACCCCTCCTCGTCACCATGGAGCTGGGCGTCGGCGATCCGCACAGCCTGTTCTGCAGCTGGGACGGGGAGGCGGTGGAGAGCGGCTGGATCGAGGTCTCGTCGAACCGGCTCGCGCTGCGCATCCCGGCACCAGCCCTGGCAGCCGGCAGCCACGCCCTGTCGGTCGTGCGCACCGACCAGCCGCTGGTGGAAGGCGAAGGCGCCCGGCTCGAGCTCACCGACCTGCGTTGGGAGCTCGGCGGGCGTGAGACGCGGATCGAGCCCGGCCTCCTCCACCGCTACCACTACGTCGCGGGCTTCCTGCTCCAGGGAGTGACCGGGTCCAGCTCGACCGAGCGGCTCGGCGGCGTGCTCTTCGAGGGGCCGCGCCGCGTGACCCTCCCGCTGACCGGCGCCGCGGCTGGCGAGCTCCGCTTCCGGGTCCAGAACTCGTCCCCCGGCGACGCGGTGTTCACGCTCCGCGCCGGCGACCGCGAGGCGACGGCGCGGGTCGCGAGCCACGCCAAGGCGCGGCTGGCGATTCCCGTCGAGGCCGGCGACAGCCGGGTGGAGCTGGTTGCCGAAGGCGCCCCCGAGGGGCTCTACCTGTGGGGCGCGCCGCAGCTCGAGCCCGACCTGCCGCCGGCCCGCACCCCGATCGTGCTCATCACCCTCGACACGACCCGTCGCGACGTGGTGCCCCCCTACTCCGGGGACGACGAGCTGATGCCTCACCTGGCGGCGTTCGCCCGGCAGGCCACCGTCTACCACCGGGCGGTGGCGACGTCGCCGTGGACGCTGCCGTCGCACGCGTCGATCCTGACCGGGCTGTACCCGTCCCGTCACCGCGCCGGCGTCACCGACCAGGAGCTGATCGCGAGCCGGCTCACCGCGCCCGAGCTGCTGCGCCGCCATGGCTGGCTGACCGCGGGCTTTGCCGGCGGCATGTTCTGCGGCTCGCGCTTCGGATTGAGCCAGGGCTTCGCGATCTACCACGATCCGGAGGGCTTCGAGGTCCCGGGCGACCGCCTGACCGACCTCGTCGCCGGTCTCCTGGCCGAGGCGGACAGGCTGCGCCCCTTCCTGTTCGTCAACTACTTCGACCCCCACTTCCCGTACCACGCGCCGGACCGCTTCCGCTCGGCCCAGCAGGCCGACCGCCTCCGAGCGGCGTCGCCCGAGGGACCGATCTGGGGGCCGATGCTCGGCGGCGACGGGGCGGCGTGGACGCGGGCCGTGGTCGACGACATCCCGTTCCCCGCCGCGGCGCTTGCGGCGCTGCAGGCCGAGTATCGCGCCGAGGTGGCGTTCATGGACGAGCAGCTCGGCCGCCTGCTCGACAGCCTGCGCGAGCACGGGCTGTGGGACGAGGCCCTCATCATCGCCGTCGCCGACCACGGCGAGCTGCTCGGCGAGCACCGGGTCCTCGGGCACGGCGGGCGGCTCGATCCCGAGCTGGTCGAGGTGCCGCTGATCGTGAAGTTCCCCCACCAGCGACAGGCGGCGACGGTCGGCGACCTGGTGTCGATCGTCGACCTGTTTCCCACCATCCTGGAAGCGGCCGGGATGACGGCCCCGCCGAGCGACGGCCTGCCGCTGCCGCGCCGGGACGGCCGCGGCGCCGCCCGGCGCGACCTCGTGTTCAGCGAGGAGCACGCGATGGGCATCCACAAGCTGTTCGGCCGGCTGCTGGTGGCCGACGACCTGTACGGCGTCGAGCGCCGGGCGCAGCGCGAGGTCGTCTGGAGCGGCGGCCACGACTGCTTCACCCTCGGCGGCGACGGCTGGACGGCCGGCAGCTGCGGATCAGGGTCGCCGATGGCGCTGGTCGAGGAGCAGCTGCAGCCGCCGCGCCTCCTGGCCGGACAGAAGGTCCCCGACCTCAACGAGGAGGAGATGGAGAGGCTGCGGGCCCTCGGTTACGCGCGTTAG
- the glgA gene encoding glycogen synthase GlgA — translation MSDAGLRVMMVTSEAVPFAKAGGLGDMVGALADSLTRLGHDVRIVLPRYYGIDLSRLAPVGRPLGVPLGGGEEWCAVYQGRTPGAGAPVYLLDHQGLYGRDGIYGTRAEPDFRDNLRRFALLCRGALQLAKALGWVPHVVHAHDWPGALAPVYLNTVEHAGPFAATGSVLTIHNLGHQGVFDKLEFPTIGLPWELFHGAGFEFHDRVNLLKAGLHAADVLTTVSPTYAAEIQTPALGHGLDGLLRYRRTDLLGVLNGMDYGEWSPETDPHLVANYSARAWKRGKARNKAAVQEAFGLAVDPDVPLYGMVSRLADQKGFGTLCGPAHGSLAWMCADFDLQFAIVGTGDAWCERELSSLSERFPRLGVHIGFDERLAHLVQAGSDFFLMPSAYEPCGLAQMYALRYGTLPIVRRTGGLADTVVNYDQATGDGTGFVFDLLTPAAIYDTVGWSLWAWHHRRQHLDAMRRRAMKVRFSWEDAAARYAELYQGAIDRRLGRVPRT, via the coding sequence GTGAGCGACGCCGGTCTGCGGGTGATGATGGTGACGAGCGAGGCGGTCCCCTTCGCCAAGGCCGGCGGCCTCGGGGACATGGTGGGCGCCCTCGCCGACTCGCTGACCCGGCTCGGCCACGACGTCCGGATCGTGCTGCCGCGCTACTACGGCATCGACCTCAGCCGGCTGGCCCCGGTCGGCCGGCCCCTCGGGGTGCCCCTCGGCGGCGGCGAGGAGTGGTGTGCGGTCTACCAGGGCCGGACGCCGGGGGCCGGGGCCCCCGTCTACCTGCTCGACCATCAGGGCCTGTACGGCCGCGACGGCATCTACGGGACGCGGGCCGAGCCCGACTTCCGGGACAACCTGCGCCGCTTCGCGCTGCTGTGCCGGGGCGCCCTCCAGCTCGCCAAGGCCCTCGGCTGGGTGCCGCACGTGGTGCACGCCCACGACTGGCCGGGCGCGCTCGCGCCGGTCTACCTCAACACGGTGGAGCACGCCGGCCCCTTCGCCGCCACCGGCAGCGTGCTCACCATCCACAACCTCGGCCACCAGGGCGTCTTCGACAAGCTGGAGTTCCCGACGATCGGCCTGCCGTGGGAGCTGTTCCACGGCGCCGGCTTCGAGTTCCACGACCGCGTCAACCTGCTCAAGGCGGGCCTGCATGCCGCCGACGTGCTGACCACGGTGTCGCCGACCTACGCCGCGGAGATCCAGACGCCGGCGCTCGGCCACGGCCTGGACGGCCTGCTGCGCTACCGCCGCACCGACCTGCTCGGCGTGCTGAACGGCATGGACTACGGGGAGTGGAGCCCGGAGACCGACCCGCACCTCGTCGCCAACTACTCCGCCCGCGCGTGGAAGCGCGGCAAGGCCCGGAACAAGGCGGCGGTGCAGGAGGCGTTCGGCCTCGCGGTGGACCCCGACGTGCCGCTCTACGGCATGGTGAGCCGGCTGGCCGACCAGAAGGGCTTCGGCACCCTGTGCGGCCCGGCCCACGGCAGCCTGGCGTGGATGTGCGCGGACTTCGATCTGCAGTTCGCGATCGTCGGAACCGGCGACGCATGGTGCGAGCGCGAGCTGTCCTCGCTCTCCGAGCGGTTCCCGAGGCTCGGAGTGCACATCGGCTTCGACGAGCGGCTCGCGCACCTGGTGCAGGCGGGCAGCGACTTCTTCCTGATGCCGAGCGCCTACGAGCCTTGCGGCCTCGCCCAGATGTACGCCCTGCGCTACGGCACGCTGCCGATCGTCCGCCGCACCGGCGGCCTCGCCGACACCGTGGTCAACTACGACCAGGCCACCGGCGACGGCACCGGCTTCGTCTTCGACCTCCTCACCCCGGCGGCCATCTACGACACCGTGGGCTGGTCGCTGTGGGCCTGGCACCACCGCCGGCAGCACCTGGACGCGATGCGCAGGCGGGCGATGAAGGTCCGCTTCTCGTGGGAGGACGCCGCCGCGCGCTACGCCGAGCTCTACCAGGGGGCGATCGACCGCCGGCTCGGCCGGGTGCCGCGGACCTGA
- a CDS encoding DUF362 domain-containing protein, with product MFSKANVITRRDFVRAGSGLAAAGLLTGVGRPGAWADGEPARSRVVLVRRQDALGEDGSPNGPVLHDMLNEAVAALLGVAEPAAAWQRLIRAGDVVGIKTNAWRQLPTPAVLEEAIRAEVIAAGAAPGDVAVDDRGVRENPVFKRATAYINVRPMRTHHWSGLGTCLKNMIMFVPQPSEYHGDACASLGAIWRLPEIEGKVRLNVLVMLTPQFHGVGPHSFSPAFVWPYKGLLVGIDPVAVDATGARIIEAKRREHFGEERPISPPPHHIQIADTRYGLGVSDPARIDVVRLGWTENALI from the coding sequence ATGTTCTCCAAGGCGAACGTGATCACGCGCCGCGACTTCGTGAGGGCGGGCAGCGGGCTTGCCGCGGCGGGCCTGCTCACGGGCGTCGGACGGCCCGGTGCCTGGGCGGATGGCGAGCCCGCACGCAGCCGGGTGGTGCTGGTCCGGCGCCAGGATGCGCTGGGCGAGGACGGATCCCCGAACGGCCCGGTGCTGCACGACATGCTGAACGAAGCGGTGGCGGCGCTGCTCGGGGTTGCCGAGCCGGCGGCCGCGTGGCAGCGGCTGATCCGGGCCGGTGACGTGGTCGGCATCAAGACCAACGCCTGGCGGCAGCTGCCCACTCCAGCCGTGCTCGAGGAGGCGATCCGCGCCGAGGTGATCGCGGCGGGGGCGGCGCCCGGCGACGTGGCGGTCGACGATCGGGGCGTCCGCGAGAACCCGGTGTTCAAGCGGGCGACGGCCTACATCAACGTCCGGCCGATGCGCACCCACCACTGGTCCGGCCTGGGGACCTGCCTGAAGAACATGATCATGTTCGTGCCGCAGCCGTCCGAGTACCACGGCGATGCCTGCGCCTCGCTCGGCGCGATCTGGCGGCTGCCCGAGATCGAGGGCAAGGTGCGGCTCAACGTGCTGGTGATGCTGACGCCACAGTTTCACGGGGTCGGGCCGCACAGCTTCTCGCCAGCGTTCGTGTGGCCGTACAAGGGGCTGCTGGTCGGCATCGACCCAGTGGCCGTCGACGCGACCGGGGCGAGGATCATCGAGGCCAAGCGCCGCGAGCACTTCGGCGAGGAGCGGCCGATCAGCCCGCCGCCGCATCACATCCAGATCGCCGACACCCGCTACGGCCTCGGGGTCAGCGACCCGGCCAGAATCGACGTGGTGCGGCTGGGTTGGACGGAGAACGCGCTCATCTGA
- a CDS encoding PLP-dependent aspartate aminotransferase family protein — translation MGDVRKPAGPNTTAIHAGAHRDPATGAVSPPIYQTSSFAFADCRQGAARFAREEDGFIYTRMGNPTIARLEEAVSELEGGAGALATSSGMAALCTVAFALLNAGDHLVGTSSVYGPSRVVMERDFSRFGVTSDFVDTSDLDAIREVLRPETRLIFIETPANPTIVLSDIAAIARIAHDHGALLMVDNTFATPLLQRPLALGADLVMHSMTKFINGHTDVVAGMIVPGSQALLDRIRPVHSYLGACMDPHQAWLTLRGLRTIGMRVRTAQDNAARVAAFLEGHPKVQWVRYPGLPSHPQHALAQRQMDGAGSLVSFEVRGGVDGGSRLLDSVRLMTLAVSLGGIETLIQHPASMTHAAMSREHRLAAGISDGLVRLSIGCEDVDDLIADLEQAFEAV, via the coding sequence ATGGGCGACGTCAGGAAGCCAGCAGGACCGAACACGACGGCGATTCACGCCGGGGCGCACCGGGATCCGGCGACCGGCGCCGTGTCGCCGCCGATCTACCAGACCTCCTCGTTCGCCTTCGCCGACTGCCGCCAGGGCGCGGCGCGTTTCGCCCGCGAGGAGGACGGCTTCATCTACACCCGCATGGGCAACCCCACCATCGCCCGGCTCGAGGAGGCGGTGTCCGAGCTGGAGGGAGGCGCAGGAGCGCTCGCCACCTCCTCGGGCATGGCCGCGCTGTGCACGGTGGCCTTCGCGCTGCTGAACGCGGGCGACCACCTCGTCGGCACCTCCTCGGTGTACGGCCCGTCGCGGGTGGTGATGGAGCGCGACTTCTCGCGCTTCGGAGTCACCTCCGACTTCGTCGACACCTCGGACCTCGACGCGATCCGCGAAGTGCTGCGCCCCGAGACCCGGCTGATCTTCATCGAGACCCCGGCCAACCCGACCATCGTCCTTTCCGACATCGCCGCGATCGCGCGCATCGCCCACGACCACGGCGCGCTGCTGATGGTCGACAACACCTTCGCGACCCCGCTCCTGCAGCGGCCTCTGGCCCTCGGCGCCGACCTGGTCATGCACTCGATGACCAAGTTCATCAACGGGCACACCGATGTCGTCGCCGGGATGATCGTCCCCGGCTCGCAGGCTCTCCTCGACCGCATCCGGCCGGTTCACTCCTATCTCGGCGCGTGCATGGACCCCCACCAGGCGTGGCTCACCCTGCGCGGGCTGCGCACCATCGGCATGCGGGTGCGCACCGCCCAGGACAATGCCGCCCGCGTCGCCGCCTTCCTGGAGGGCCACCCCAAGGTCCAGTGGGTGCGCTACCCGGGCCTCCCCAGCCACCCCCAGCACGCGCTGGCGCAGCGCCAGATGGACGGCGCCGGCTCGCTGGTCTCCTTCGAGGTCAGGGGCGGCGTGGACGGCGGCTCGCGGCTGCTCGACTCGGTCCGGCTGATGACCCTGGCGGTCTCGCTCGGCGGCATCGAGACCCTGATCCAGCATCCGGCGAGCATGACCCATGCCGCGATGTCCCGGGAGCACCGGCTGGCGGCCGGCATCAGCGACGGCCTGGTCCGCCTCTCGATCGGCTGCGAGGACGTCGACGACCTCATCGCGGACCTCGAGCAGGCCTTCGAGGCGGTTTGA
- a CDS encoding SGNH/GDSL hydrolase family protein: MSLPSVLSATARRAGTAVLIALISLAVGEFALRVVDRVSPSLVFHDDSYNRFRVKPGSNFYGFRVNSRGFLDTEFSDPGGGSFRIVALGDSFAFGVVPYCDNYLTLLEEGFKRQGQRVDIFNMGIPRTAPGDYLGLLVNEGLALEPDLVLVSFYMGNDLTETYQALHRSRPLSERSHVISLLRFALRHREVTQVGVFHHRRRYSDEAPTFSRPTYIKILGGRAMIYMADWQGFDESVDEAVGAIERMATLCRRRGTGLAVILIPEETQVDPELQAEVVASSELLRGRTMDFLRPNRILGERLDGLGIPFLDLYPVFAEAAASTQLYKPLDTHWNIAGNRLAAEEIAGFLHARGLVSGKEEH; this comes from the coding sequence GTGAGCCTCCCCAGCGTCCTCTCCGCTACCGCCAGAAGGGCAGGCACGGCGGTGCTGATCGCGCTGATTTCGCTGGCGGTCGGCGAGTTCGCCCTCCGAGTCGTCGATCGGGTGTCTCCGAGCCTCGTCTTCCACGACGACTCGTACAATCGATTCCGGGTCAAGCCGGGATCGAACTTCTACGGTTTCCGCGTCAACTCGCGCGGCTTCTTGGACACGGAGTTCTCGGATCCGGGGGGGGGATCGTTCCGGATCGTCGCCCTTGGTGACTCCTTCGCCTTTGGGGTCGTCCCCTACTGCGACAACTACCTCACCTTGCTGGAGGAGGGGTTCAAGCGGCAGGGTCAACGCGTGGACATCTTCAACATGGGGATACCACGCACTGCTCCCGGCGACTACCTGGGCCTGCTCGTCAATGAGGGCCTTGCCCTCGAGCCCGACCTGGTCCTCGTCTCGTTCTACATGGGCAACGATCTGACCGAGACCTACCAGGCCCTCCACCGCAGCCGTCCACTCTCCGAGCGCTCCCACGTGATCTCGCTGCTGCGATTCGCACTGCGCCACCGCGAGGTCACTCAGGTGGGTGTGTTCCACCATCGACGACGGTATTCGGATGAAGCGCCCACCTTCAGTCGACCTACCTACATCAAGATTCTCGGCGGCCGGGCGATGATCTACATGGCGGATTGGCAGGGTTTCGATGAGTCGGTCGACGAGGCCGTCGGTGCGATTGAGAGGATGGCCACGCTGTGCCGTCGCCGCGGCACCGGGCTCGCGGTGATCCTCATTCCGGAGGAAACCCAGGTCGACCCCGAGCTCCAGGCAGAGGTGGTCGCCAGCTCGGAGCTCCTTCGTGGCCGCACGATGGACTTCCTGCGCCCGAACCGCATTCTTGGTGAGCGGCTCGATGGGCTGGGCATTCCGTTTCTCGACCTCTACCCGGTGTTCGCGGAGGCGGCAGCCAGCACTCAGCTGTACAAGCCGCTCGATACGCACTGGAACATCGCCGGTAACCGCCTCGCCGCAGAGGAGATCGCCGGCTTCCTGCACGCGCGGGGGCTGGTCTCGGGCAAGGAAGAGCACTGA
- a CDS encoding protein-L-isoaspartate(D-aspartate) O-methyltransferase — protein MRSQLGSWLTAAAMAVGAGLMIGCSPQGGHSSEPPGPDWPARRDQMVRTQIEARGVKDPQVLASMRAVPRHLFVPDGYRDVAYSDSPLPIGEGQTISQPYIVALMTELLEIEPGERVFELGTGSGYQAAILAEMGVEVYTIEIKTGLCEHAGAVLQELGYDSARVRCADGYGGWPEEAPFDGIIVTAAPDRIPDPLLAQLRDGARMVIPVGDFYQELKVITRTGDSFQERSVIPVRFVPMTGEIERRRD, from the coding sequence ATGAGATCGCAACTGGGCAGCTGGCTGACGGCGGCGGCGATGGCTGTCGGGGCGGGGCTGATGATCGGCTGTAGCCCGCAGGGCGGCCACTCGAGCGAGCCACCGGGCCCGGACTGGCCGGCGCGCCGCGACCAGATGGTACGGACCCAGATCGAAGCCCGCGGCGTCAAGGACCCGCAGGTTCTCGCGAGCATGCGGGCGGTGCCGCGCCACCTGTTCGTGCCGGACGGCTATCGCGACGTCGCTTACAGTGACTCGCCGCTGCCGATCGGCGAGGGCCAGACCATCTCCCAGCCGTACATCGTCGCGCTGATGACCGAGCTGCTCGAGATCGAGCCCGGGGAGCGGGTCTTCGAGCTCGGCACCGGATCGGGGTACCAGGCCGCGATCCTGGCCGAGATGGGGGTCGAGGTCTACACCATCGAGATCAAGACCGGGCTCTGCGAGCACGCCGGGGCCGTGCTCCAGGAACTCGGCTACGACAGCGCCCGCGTTCGCTGCGCCGACGGCTACGGGGGCTGGCCGGAGGAGGCGCCGTTCGACGGGATCATCGTCACCGCGGCACCGGATCGGATTCCCGACCCGCTGCTGGCTCAGCTTCGCGACGGGGCGCGCATGGTGATCCCGGTCGGCGACTTCTACCAGGAGCTCAAGGTGATCACCCGGACCGGCGACAGCTTCCAGGAGCGATCGGTGATCCCGGTCCGTTTCGTGCCGATGACGGGGGAGATCGAGCGCCGCCGCGACTGA
- a CDS encoding 3'(2'),5'-bisphosphate nucleotidase: MYDTERRFAVEVVEEASALARLVQDRIAATGDAVTKADRSPVTVADLAIQVLVSDRLAERFPADGLLAEEDTAAIDADPALAGQVLELSRQALPGLNAAGMRRALGRGGHAGGAARHWVLDPVDGTKGFLRGEQFAVALALVDGGRLAAGALGCPKLLPADGSGGEGSVFSAEAGRGATERRLGSEVDRPIRVDAVSDPSLAIVCESVEAAHAAHSVQAEIAARLGIRRPPFRIDSQCKYAVLARGEASIYLRLPRRADYREKVWDHAAGALIIEEAGGRVSDLDGRPLDVSAGRHLARSHGIVASNGLLHEAVLAACRAVLGLG; encoded by the coding sequence ATGTACGACACCGAACGTCGCTTCGCTGTCGAGGTCGTGGAGGAGGCCAGCGCCCTGGCCCGCCTCGTCCAGGACCGGATCGCCGCCACCGGCGATGCCGTCACCAAGGCCGACCGGTCGCCGGTCACCGTGGCCGACCTCGCGATCCAGGTCCTGGTCAGCGACCGGCTCGCCGAGCGCTTCCCCGCCGACGGGCTGCTGGCCGAGGAGGACACCGCCGCCATTGACGCCGACCCGGCACTCGCCGGCCAGGTGCTCGAGCTGTCGCGGCAGGCGCTGCCGGGGCTGAACGCGGCCGGGATGCGGCGCGCCCTCGGCCGTGGCGGCCACGCCGGCGGCGCCGCGCGGCACTGGGTCCTCGACCCGGTGGACGGGACCAAGGGCTTCCTGCGCGGCGAGCAGTTCGCGGTGGCCCTGGCCCTGGTCGACGGCGGGAGGCTGGCGGCCGGCGCCCTCGGCTGCCCGAAGCTGCTGCCGGCCGACGGCTCGGGGGGAGAGGGGTCGGTGTTCAGCGCCGAGGCGGGGCGCGGCGCCACCGAGCGGCGGCTCGGCTCGGAGGTCGACCGGCCGATCCGGGTCGACGCCGTCAGTGATCCATCGCTGGCGATCGTCTGCGAGTCGGTGGAGGCGGCCCACGCCGCGCACTCGGTCCAGGCCGAGATCGCGGCCCGGCTCGGCATCCGGCGGCCGCCGTTCCGGATCGACAGCCAGTGTAAGTACGCGGTGCTCGCCCGCGGCGAGGCCTCGATCTACCTCCGGCTGCCCCGCCGCGCCGACTACCGGGAGAAGGTGTGGGACCACGCGGCCGGCGCGCTCATCATCGAGGAGGCGGGAGGACGAGTCTCCGACCTCGACGGCCGGCCGCTCGACGTGTCGGCCGGACGCCACCTCGCGCGCAGCCACGGCATCGTCGCCAGCAACGGTCTCCTCCACGAGGCCGTGCTGGCGGCCTGCCGCGCGGTGCTGGGCCTGGGGTGA